A stretch of Ferribacterium limneticum DNA encodes these proteins:
- a CDS encoding glutathione peroxidase: MFSSLKRCLGIAGLISLGIVPVAGAAECPPLLNHSFASLQDGKPMPLCQYAGKVILVVNTASYCGFTSQYDGLEKLYARLKDKGLVVLGFPSNDFGEQEPGSEKEIADFCRLTYGVEFPMVSKTVVKGKGAHPFYLKLAEITGSKPKWNFHKYLISRDATQVIAYTSFTKPDDKDLLKKIDEFLK, encoded by the coding sequence ATGTTTTCTAGTCTGAAACGTTGCCTTGGCATTGCAGGCTTGATTTCGCTCGGCATCGTCCCCGTCGCCGGGGCCGCTGAATGCCCGCCGCTGCTCAATCACAGCTTCGCCAGCCTGCAGGATGGCAAGCCGATGCCGCTCTGCCAGTACGCCGGCAAGGTGATCCTGGTCGTCAATACGGCCAGCTACTGCGGCTTCACTTCGCAGTACGACGGGCTGGAAAAGCTCTACGCCCGGCTCAAGGACAAGGGCCTGGTCGTGCTCGGTTTTCCGTCCAACGACTTTGGCGAACAGGAACCGGGCAGCGAGAAGGAAATTGCCGATTTCTGCCGGCTGACCTATGGCGTCGAGTTCCCGATGGTCAGCAAGACGGTGGTCAAGGGCAAGGGCGCCCATCCCTTCTACCTGAAGCTGGCCGAGATCACCGGCAGCAAGCCGAAGTGGAATTTCCACAAGTACCTGATCAGCCGCGATGCGACGCAAGTCATTGCCTACACCAGCTTCACCAAGCCGGATGACAAGGATTTGCTGAAAAAAATCGACGAATTCCTCAAATAA
- a CDS encoding MerR family transcriptional regulator yields the protein MNTPSFNIAAVERDTGLSKDVLRMWERRYGFPVPERDLNGERLYPADQVERLRLIKRLMDQGHRPGKLISTPAEELTALAPRRARTSENIPAGEAEDLTELLALIKQHDAAGYQQAMQQRLARQGLQRFVQDTVSPLTRQVGEAWEDGSFEVFEEHLFTELTKRLLRQAIAALPGGPRRPRVLLTSVPDETHVLGLLMAEALFALEGAECIPLGTQMPLLEIARAAEAHHADIVALSFSVAFPQRQIPALLQQLRMVLPASTQLWVGGSGILRLSAPAGVRLIPTLEGAIEALAKWPAAAA from the coding sequence ATGAATACCCCTAGTTTCAATATTGCCGCCGTCGAGCGGGATACCGGTCTTTCCAAGGATGTCCTCCGCATGTGGGAGCGGCGCTATGGCTTCCCGGTGCCGGAACGCGACCTGAATGGCGAGCGCCTCTACCCGGCCGACCAGGTCGAGCGCCTGCGCCTGATCAAGCGCTTGATGGATCAGGGCCATCGGCCCGGCAAACTGATTTCGACGCCAGCCGAGGAATTGACGGCACTCGCCCCCCGCCGGGCTCGCACCAGCGAAAATATCCCGGCCGGCGAAGCGGAAGACCTGACTGAACTGTTGGCGCTGATCAAGCAGCACGACGCCGCCGGCTATCAGCAGGCCATGCAGCAACGACTCGCCCGCCAGGGTTTGCAGCGCTTTGTCCAGGACACCGTTTCACCCCTGACCCGTCAGGTCGGCGAAGCCTGGGAAGACGGCAGCTTCGAAGTCTTCGAGGAACACCTGTTCACCGAACTGACCAAGCGTCTGCTCCGCCAGGCCATCGCCGCCCTGCCCGGCGGCCCGCGCCGACCACGTGTGCTGCTGACCAGCGTGCCGGATGAAACGCACGTCCTCGGCCTGCTGATGGCGGAAGCCCTGTTCGCATTGGAGGGCGCCGAATGCATCCCCCTCGGCACGCAAATGCCCCTGCTGGAAATTGCCCGCGCCGCCGAAGCCCACCACGCCGACATCGTCGCCCTGTCCTTCTCGGTCGCCTTCCCGCAGCGACAGATTCCCGCCCTGCTGCAGCAATTGCGCATGGTGCTGCCGGCCAGCACCCAGCTCTGGGTCGGTGGCAGCGGCATCTTGCGTCTCAGCGCGCCGGCGGGCGTCCGCCTGATTCCGACACTCGAGGGCGCCATCGAGGCACTGGCGAAGTGGCCCGCGGCAGCTGCCTGA
- a CDS encoding chalcone isomerase family protein: MSSSSNSRMLEAARSARRRRLLLALASAPFSAFASTDPTAGLSRWGSGEFRRFGFLVYEAALWAGDDPLRPPLALKLTYKRNIAGAAIAEASVKEIRNLGIADEASLKRWGEQMARLFPDVKPGDYIIGQYRAEAAVFHFNDRRLGSVDDPAFARAFFGIWLDPKTSAPDLRAALLKRPAV, translated from the coding sequence ATGTCGTCCAGTTCGAACTCACGCATGCTTGAGGCGGCACGCTCGGCCAGGCGTCGGCGCCTGCTGCTGGCGCTGGCGTCGGCGCCCTTTTCAGCCTTCGCCAGCACCGACCCGACGGCCGGCCTGAGTCGCTGGGGCAGCGGCGAATTCCGCCGCTTCGGCTTTCTCGTCTACGAGGCGGCGCTGTGGGCCGGCGATGATCCCTTGCGCCCACCGCTGGCGCTCAAGCTGACCTACAAGCGGAATATCGCCGGTGCGGCGATTGCCGAGGCCAGCGTCAAGGAAATCCGCAATCTCGGCATTGCCGACGAGGCGAGCTTGAAGCGCTGGGGTGAGCAGATGGCGCGGCTGTTCCCGGACGTCAAGCCGGGGGACTACATCATCGGCCAGTATCGTGCCGAGGCGGCCGTGTTCCATTTCAATGATCGCCGGCTCGGCAGCGTCGACGACCCCGCTTTCGCCCGTGCCTTCTTTGGCATCTGGCTTGATCCGAAGACCAGTGCGCCTGATTTGCGTGCTGCGCTGCTTAAACGGCCGGCGGTCTGA
- a CDS encoding MFS transporter — MTPSRILAYGLLGLPLAFAALPIYVHVPRFYAETAGLPLALLGFILLGARLLDAGIDPWLGWLADRVSRRRMVALALLPFGLGFVALLNPPSENVSIWLLASLALTYLGFSAATVAYQAWGADVGSDSGLRTRLTAAREGFGLLGVVLAAALPTVLAGSLNDGIARLSWILPPLLLIAAATTFIRVGVGRPVVASRQALLPSLRRVFADLAFRRLLLVFVANGIAAALPATLFLFFVADVLQLESASGPLLALYFVAGAASLPLWVKLAARQGRVVAWLLAMGLSIIAFAGASLLGAGDLWPFALICVASGLTLGADLALPAAIAADLGERQGQPGACFGVWNFVSKLNLALAAGLSLPLLALLGYVPGSTAGLPALTFAYALLPLAFKALAAALLWRWRHSLESES; from the coding sequence ATGACCCCCTCCCGCATCCTTGCCTACGGCCTGCTAGGCCTCCCGCTAGCCTTCGCCGCCCTCCCCATCTACGTTCACGTCCCGCGTTTCTACGCCGAAACAGCCGGCCTGCCGCTCGCCCTCCTCGGCTTCATCCTGCTCGGTGCCCGTCTGCTCGATGCCGGCATCGACCCGTGGCTGGGCTGGCTGGCCGACCGGGTTTCGCGGCGCCGCATGGTGGCGCTGGCCCTGCTGCCTTTTGGGCTGGGCTTCGTCGCGCTGCTCAATCCGCCGTCCGAAAATGTCAGCATCTGGCTGCTTGCATCGCTGGCCCTGACCTACCTCGGCTTTTCGGCCGCCACTGTCGCCTATCAAGCCTGGGGGGCGGATGTGGGAAGCGACTCCGGCTTGCGCACCCGGCTGACCGCCGCCCGGGAAGGCTTCGGGTTGCTCGGCGTCGTGCTCGCCGCGGCGCTGCCGACGGTGCTGGCCGGCAGCCTTAACGACGGCATCGCCCGCTTGAGCTGGATATTGCCCCCCTTGCTGCTGATCGCAGCTGCAACGACCTTCATCCGGGTTGGGGTGGGGCGGCCGGTGGTTGCCTCGCGCCAGGCGCTGTTGCCCAGCTTGCGTCGCGTTTTCGCCGATCTGGCCTTCCGCCGCCTGCTACTGGTGTTCGTCGCCAATGGCATTGCCGCCGCCCTGCCAGCCACGCTGTTCCTGTTTTTTGTCGCCGATGTCCTGCAACTGGAAAGCGCCAGCGGGCCCTTGCTGGCGCTCTATTTTGTCGCCGGTGCGGCGTCGCTGCCCCTGTGGGTGAAGCTGGCGGCCCGTCAGGGGCGCGTTGTCGCCTGGCTGCTGGCGATGGGCCTGTCCATCATCGCCTTTGCCGGCGCCAGCCTGCTCGGAGCGGGCGATCTCTGGCCCTTTGCCCTGATCTGCGTTGCTTCCGGGCTGACGCTCGGCGCCGATCTCGCGTTGCCGGCGGCGATTGCGGCCGATCTTGGCGAACGACAGGGGCAGCCGGGCGCCTGTTTTGGCGTCTGGAATTTTGTCTCGAAACTCAACCTGGCGCTGGCGGCCGGGCTTTCCCTGCCCTTGCTGGCGCTGCTCGGCTATGTGCCGGGCAGTACGGCCGGTCTGCCGGCGCTGACCTTTGCCTATGCCCTGTTGCCACTTGCTTTCAAGGCATTGGCCGCGGCCTTGCTCTGGCGCTGGCGTCATTCTCTGGAGTCTGAATCATGA
- a CDS encoding GGDEF domain-containing protein → MRDRASSSPPISEQEIQLRQRAAAFVCIGMPALTYFGIVAALDHDWLLALLALLTATVIVICVLALWRYGQGYRAIRPAVVCYSALVLYLVAYSGPEHARGLWFLSLPLVSLKLLPPREGGIWVLGAIITATCLMMLAGNGPNSTAYSIEYIARYITTTVLITGVLLWSELILERYQQRIEGQNAALLAERDQLEREIVQRTGLEEELRYLATTDPLTGLLNRRAFMTTLADELTRNQRLHSRFTLLMLDIDHFKLVNDTYGHPVGDAVLVHLSGLLAKQLRSIDKLARIGGEEFAILLIDTSADAAATVIERLLATIRSNPASHPENGKPIAITASIGCTESKADDDEQSPFVRADRALYAAKQGGRDQHCWR, encoded by the coding sequence ATGCGCGACCGAGCATCCTCCTCCCCGCCCATCTCCGAACAGGAAATCCAGCTTCGCCAGCGGGCGGCCGCCTTTGTCTGCATCGGCATGCCCGCACTGACTTATTTCGGCATCGTTGCGGCCCTCGACCATGACTGGCTGCTCGCTCTCCTGGCGCTGCTGACCGCGACCGTCATTGTTATCTGCGTTCTGGCACTCTGGCGCTACGGGCAAGGTTACCGGGCCATCCGCCCGGCCGTGGTCTGCTACAGCGCCCTGGTCCTCTATCTGGTCGCCTACTCGGGGCCGGAGCACGCCCGGGGGCTATGGTTCCTGTCGCTGCCGCTGGTTTCGCTCAAGCTGCTGCCGCCACGCGAAGGCGGCATCTGGGTACTGGGCGCCATCATCACGGCCACCTGCCTGATGATGCTGGCCGGTAACGGGCCGAACAGCACCGCCTATTCCATTGAGTACATTGCACGCTACATCACCACCACCGTGCTGATTACCGGCGTCCTGCTCTGGTCAGAGCTCATCCTGGAGCGCTACCAGCAACGGATCGAAGGGCAAAATGCGGCGCTGCTCGCCGAGCGCGACCAGCTCGAACGTGAAATCGTTCAGCGCACCGGGCTGGAAGAGGAACTGCGTTATCTGGCAACGACCGATCCGCTGACCGGCCTGCTCAATCGCCGTGCCTTCATGACCACGCTGGCCGATGAACTCACGCGCAACCAGCGCCTGCACAGCCGCTTCACGCTGCTCATGCTCGATATCGACCATTTCAAGCTGGTCAACGACACTTATGGACACCCGGTCGGCGATGCTGTCCTGGTTCATCTGTCCGGCCTGCTGGCCAAACAACTGCGCAGCATCGACAAACTGGCGCGCATCGGCGGCGAGGAATTTGCCATCCTGCTCATCGACACCTCGGCCGACGCAGCGGCGACGGTCATCGAGCGCCTGCTGGCGACGATCCGCAGCAACCCGGCCAGCCATCCGGAGAACGGCAAGCCCATCGCCATTACGGCCAGTATCGGCTGCACCGAAAGCAAAGCCGATGACGACGAGCAATCCCCGTTCGTCCGCGCCGACCGGGCGCTGTATGCCGCCAAGCAGGGTGGCCGCGACCAGCACTGCTGGCGCTAG
- a CDS encoding DUF1365 domain-containing protein — protein sequence MNFRPQLFLGHVMHRRLRPVVNAFVYPVFYIQLPVRDLASANCGIFSVDRPNILSFRRQDHGARDGSPLLPWITALLRERGLPDDGEIVLQTFPRVFGLVFNPVSFWFCHDRTGDLIAVLAEVNNTFGGTRSYLLHNPGGAPLRDGQELRADKDFHVSPFNEIEGGYRFRFHLNRPVPLARIDYDDAEGELLLTSISGKARAWSAGALLGAFLRMPLMTAGVLFRIHWQALKLWLKGVPFRGAHVSQPLRESTK from the coding sequence ATGAACTTCCGCCCGCAACTTTTCCTCGGCCATGTCATGCACCGGCGCCTGCGCCCGGTGGTCAATGCCTTCGTCTATCCGGTGTTCTATATCCAGCTGCCGGTACGCGATCTGGCCTCGGCAAATTGCGGCATTTTCAGTGTCGACCGGCCCAACATTCTCAGCTTCCGCCGCCAGGATCATGGGGCGCGCGATGGCAGCCCGCTCCTGCCGTGGATAACCGCGCTGCTGCGCGAGCGCGGCCTGCCGGATGACGGCGAGATCGTGCTGCAGACCTTCCCGCGTGTTTTTGGGCTGGTTTTCAACCCGGTCAGTTTCTGGTTTTGCCATGACCGGACCGGTGACTTGATCGCCGTGCTGGCCGAGGTGAACAACACTTTCGGCGGCACCCGCAGCTACCTGCTGCACAACCCGGGCGGCGCACCGCTGCGCGACGGCCAGGAACTGCGGGCCGACAAGGATTTCCACGTCTCGCCCTTCAACGAGATCGAAGGCGGCTACCGCTTCCGCTTCCACCTGAACCGGCCGGTGCCGCTGGCCCGCATCGACTACGACGATGCCGAGGGCGAATTGCTGCTCACCTCCATCTCCGGCAAGGCACGGGCCTGGAGCGCCGGCGCCTTGCTCGGGGCCTTCCTGCGCATGCCCTTGATGACCGCCGGCGTGCTTTTCCGCATCCACTGGCAAGCCCTGAAACTCTGGCTGAAAGGGGTGCCCTTCCGTGGCGCCCATGTTTCTCAACCCCTCCGGGAATCGACAAAATGA
- a CDS encoding NAD(P)/FAD-dependent oxidoreductase — protein MQQRQRIAVVGAGISGLASAWLLSRQHDVTLFEAGAYLGGHTNTVDVTLEGKSHPVDTGFLVFNEKTYPNLIAMFALLGVDSVETEMSFAVSLENPDLEWAGSNLATVFGQKRNLVRRQFWSMLSDILRFNRESMAWLATHPDNQRSLRDFLSAGRYSSAFSDWYLLPMAAAIWSCPTGQMLDMPLATFIRFCQNHGLLQVFDRPMWRTVKGGGREYVRKIAAELDANGAIIRLACPVSAVTREAEGLRVTRGAGSEHFDQVVMACHSDQALAILGFTASDAQREVLSAIRYQPNRAVLHTDRALLPRDEKLWSAWNYFAGHGEPGEQPVGVSYLINKLQPLPFKTPVVVTLNPAREPDPAKVLAEFDYAHPIFDGPAIAAQQRLADVQGENGIWLAGAWGSYGFHEDGLKSALRVVNGMGVNAPWQGVAEVRRETESA, from the coding sequence ATGCAACAAAGACAACGAATCGCCGTCGTCGGTGCCGGCATCTCCGGGCTGGCTTCCGCCTGGCTGCTCAGCCGCCAGCATGACGTGACCCTGTTCGAAGCCGGCGCCTATCTCGGCGGCCACACCAATACGGTCGATGTGACACTGGAAGGCAAGTCGCATCCGGTCGATACCGGCTTTCTCGTCTTCAACGAAAAGACCTATCCGAACCTGATCGCGATGTTCGCGCTGCTCGGGGTCGACAGCGTCGAAACCGAAATGTCCTTCGCGGTCAGCCTGGAAAACCCGGATCTCGAATGGGCCGGCAGCAACCTGGCCACGGTCTTCGGCCAGAAGCGCAACCTGGTCCGCCGGCAGTTCTGGTCCATGCTCTCCGACATCCTGCGCTTCAATCGCGAAAGCATGGCCTGGCTGGCGACGCATCCCGACAACCAGCGCAGCCTGCGCGATTTCCTGAGTGCCGGACGCTATTCCAGCGCCTTCTCCGACTGGTATCTGCTGCCGATGGCGGCGGCCATCTGGTCCTGCCCGACCGGCCAGATGCTCGACATGCCGCTCGCCACCTTCATTCGTTTCTGCCAGAACCACGGCCTGCTGCAGGTTTTCGACCGGCCGATGTGGCGCACGGTGAAGGGCGGCGGCCGCGAATACGTCCGCAAGATCGCCGCCGAGCTCGATGCCAATGGCGCGATCATCCGCCTGGCCTGCCCGGTCAGCGCCGTGACCCGCGAGGCCGAGGGGCTGCGCGTCACCCGCGGCGCCGGCAGCGAGCATTTCGACCAGGTCGTGATGGCCTGCCACAGCGATCAGGCCCTGGCCATCCTCGGCTTCACGGCCAGCGATGCGCAGCGCGAGGTGTTGTCGGCCATCCGCTACCAGCCGAACCGCGCCGTGCTGCATACCGACCGTGCCCTGCTGCCGCGCGATGAAAAGCTGTGGTCGGCCTGGAACTACTTTGCCGGACACGGCGAGCCCGGCGAGCAGCCGGTCGGCGTCTCCTACCTGATCAACAAGCTGCAGCCGCTGCCCTTCAAGACGCCGGTCGTCGTCACGCTGAACCCGGCCCGTGAGCCCGACCCGGCCAAGGTGCTGGCCGAGTTCGATTACGCCCATCCGATCTTCGACGGCCCGGCCATCGCCGCCCAGCAACGGCTGGCAGACGTACAAGGCGAGAACGGCATCTGGCTGGCGGGCGCCTGGGGCAGCTACGGCTTCCATGAGGATGGCCTGAAATCGGCGTTGCGCGTGGTCAATGGCATGGGCGTCAATGCGCCGTGGCAGGGTGTCGCCGAAGTGCGGCGCGAGACGGAAAGCGCCTGA
- a CDS encoding DUF3833 domain-containing protein has product MKLLAAALFSLGLTACASTGVEQYRAEQPALDLKTYLNGTLDAWGMFQGRSGEVKKRFHVVIDAKWTGEVGVLDENFKWSDGTTSRRIWTLTRQPDGTFRGKADDVVGEAIGEVAGNALRWRYVLALPVDGKVYNVDFDDWMFLMDDKVMMNRSFMSKWGFNLGEVTLTFVKRQ; this is encoded by the coding sequence ATGAAACTGCTCGCTGCTGCTCTGTTTTCCCTTGGCCTGACCGCCTGTGCCTCGACCGGCGTCGAACAATACCGAGCCGAACAGCCGGCCCTCGACCTGAAGACCTACCTGAACGGGACGCTCGATGCCTGGGGCATGTTCCAGGGGCGCTCGGGTGAAGTGAAGAAACGCTTCCACGTCGTCATCGATGCCAAATGGACCGGTGAAGTCGGCGTCCTCGACGAAAACTTCAAGTGGTCCGACGGCACGACTTCGCGTCGTATCTGGACGCTGACCCGGCAGCCGGATGGCACGTTCCGCGGCAAGGCCGACGATGTCGTCGGCGAGGCAATCGGCGAAGTGGCCGGCAATGCGCTGCGCTGGCGCTACGTGCTGGCGCTGCCGGTCGACGGCAAGGTTTACAACGTCGACTTCGACGACTGGATGTTTCTGATGGACGACAAGGTGATGATGAACCGCTCGTTCATGTCGAAGTGGGGCTTCAACCTTGGCGAAGTGACGCTGACCTTCGTCAAGCGGCAGTAA
- a CDS encoding SDR family NAD(P)-dependent oxidoreductase, whose protein sequence is MNPKITDWQGKRVWLVGASSGIGAALARELAERGAKLALSARSVDKLLALGIADALLLPCDATDPVSLGATRQGLLAVWGGVDLVVYLAGDYVPMRADNFDLTVAERVIEVNFNGAMRLAATVLPDLQPGGGIAFVASVAGYRGLPKALCYGPGKAALIHFSEVLHLDLAPKGVGVWVINPGFVSTQLTAKNDFAMPALQTPEQAALAVVDGFRTGAFEIHFPKRFTRLMKLFAHLPYGWYFPLIRRFTGG, encoded by the coding sequence ATGAACCCGAAAATCACCGACTGGCAAGGCAAGCGCGTCTGGCTGGTGGGCGCTTCCTCCGGCATCGGCGCCGCCCTGGCGCGCGAACTGGCCGAGCGCGGTGCCAAGCTGGCTTTGTCGGCACGCAGCGTCGACAAGTTGCTGGCGCTGGGTATTGCTGATGCCTTGCTGTTGCCCTGCGATGCCACCGATCCGGTCAGTCTGGGCGCAACCCGCCAGGGCTTGCTGGCGGTCTGGGGCGGCGTCGACCTGGTTGTTTATCTGGCTGGTGACTATGTCCCGATGCGCGCCGACAACTTCGATCTGACGGTCGCCGAGCGGGTCATCGAGGTCAATTTCAATGGTGCCATGCGCCTTGCTGCGACCGTTCTGCCCGATCTGCAGCCGGGCGGCGGCATCGCTTTCGTGGCCAGTGTCGCCGGTTATCGCGGCCTGCCCAAGGCGCTCTGCTACGGGCCGGGCAAGGCAGCGCTGATCCATTTTTCCGAAGTGCTGCATCTTGATCTGGCGCCCAAGGGCGTCGGGGTCTGGGTGATCAACCCCGGGTTCGTCTCGACCCAGCTGACCGCGAAGAACGATTTCGCCATGCCGGCCCTGCAAACGCCGGAACAGGCGGCGCTGGCCGTGGTCGACGGGTTCAGAACGGGGGCTTTCGAAATCCACTTTCCCAAGCGCTTCACCCGCCTGATGAAGCTGTTCGCCCATTTGCCCTATGGCTGGTATTTCCCCCTGATACGCCGCTTTACCGGAGGCTGA
- the folE2 gene encoding GTP cyclohydrolase FolE2: MNAPENIFLPDVQATADTRRLAIQSVGVKGLRYPLQLENAAGETVGTVATLAMSVGLPPEVKGTHMSRFVELLEARSGPLTQVGLLRMMADMLLRLDARSGRIELAFPYFIRKMAPVSGVESLLDYDATLIVDQREGESATLILCVVAPVTSLCPCSKRISDYGAHNQRSHITLEARLRAPMSIEDLVRLAEEEASCEVFGLLKRPDEKWVTERAYDNPKFVEDLVRDIALRLMNEPRIAEWKVASENFESIHNHSAYAELYGCNE; the protein is encoded by the coding sequence ATGAATGCCCCGGAAAACATCTTCCTGCCTGACGTTCAAGCCACCGCCGACACGCGCCGCCTCGCCATCCAGAGCGTTGGCGTCAAGGGTTTGCGCTATCCCCTGCAACTGGAAAATGCCGCTGGTGAGACAGTCGGCACGGTCGCCACGCTGGCGATGAGTGTCGGCTTGCCGCCCGAGGTCAAGGGCACGCACATGTCGCGTTTCGTCGAGTTGCTCGAAGCCCGCAGCGGTCCGCTGACCCAGGTTGGCCTGCTGCGCATGATGGCCGACATGCTGCTGCGTCTGGATGCCCGGAGCGGCCGCATCGAGCTGGCTTTTCCCTACTTCATCCGCAAGATGGCGCCGGTCTCCGGCGTCGAGAGCCTGCTCGACTACGACGCGACGCTGATCGTCGACCAGCGTGAGGGCGAGAGCGCGACGCTGATCCTGTGCGTCGTGGCGCCGGTGACCAGCCTCTGCCCCTGCTCGAAGAGGATTTCCGATTACGGCGCCCATAACCAGCGTTCGCACATCACGCTGGAGGCACGGCTGCGCGCGCCGATGAGCATCGAGGATCTGGTCCGCCTGGCCGAGGAAGAAGCCTCCTGCGAAGTCTTCGGCCTGCTCAAGCGGCCGGACGAAAAGTGGGTGACCGAGCGCGCCTACGACAACCCGAAGTTTGTCGAGGATCTGGTCCGCGACATCGCGCTGCGCCTGATGAACGAGCCGCGCATCGCCGAATGGAAGGTGGCTTCCGAGAATTTCGAGTCCATCCACAACCACTCGGCCTACGCCGAACTGTACGGCTGCAATGAGTAA
- a CDS encoding SAM-dependent methyltransferase: MNNTMILRGSERLARDTFLVFELLEKIEGGMLEIRLPDGSCALFGNGEHGVTLQVRDEAMFGMVLARGDIGLAEAYLDGYWDSPDVTGLLTLLARNREVLRKAVYGSWRNLLAARIRHWLNRNSRAGSKRNIMAHYDLGNDFYQLWLDPTMSYSAAIYREADDGSLEAAQHAKYNRILNCLKAGPGQRVLEIGCGWGGFAEKAAQQGLAVTGLTLSPAQLAWAQNRVPAADLRLQDYRDTQEQFDHVVSIEMFEAVGERFWPSYFKTVAKALKQDGRAVIQSITIRDDLFASYRRGTDFIQQYVFPGGMLPSRQAFRAAAAKQGLVVRNEYAFGLDYARTLAEWRHAFEAKWPQIAALGFDEHFRRLWRMYLCYCEAGFLAGNIDVVQFELTHA, encoded by the coding sequence ATGAACAACACCATGATCCTGCGTGGCAGCGAACGGCTGGCCCGCGACACCTTTCTGGTCTTTGAGCTGCTGGAGAAAATCGAAGGCGGCATGCTGGAAATTCGCCTGCCCGACGGTTCCTGCGCCCTGTTTGGCAACGGCGAACATGGCGTCACGCTGCAGGTGCGCGACGAGGCGATGTTCGGCATGGTGCTGGCCCGCGGTGACATCGGGCTGGCCGAAGCCTATCTCGACGGGTACTGGGATTCGCCGGATGTGACCGGTCTGCTGACACTGCTGGCGAGGAATCGCGAAGTGCTTCGGAAGGCTGTCTACGGCTCCTGGCGCAACCTGCTGGCGGCCCGCATCCGCCACTGGCTGAACCGCAACAGCCGGGCCGGCAGCAAGCGCAACATCATGGCGCACTACGATCTGGGCAACGATTTTTACCAGTTGTGGCTCGACCCGACCATGAGCTACTCGGCCGCCATTTATCGTGAAGCCGACGATGGTTCGCTCGAAGCAGCGCAGCATGCCAAGTACAACCGCATCCTGAATTGCCTGAAGGCCGGGCCGGGGCAGCGCGTGCTGGAAATCGGCTGCGGCTGGGGCGGCTTTGCTGAAAAGGCCGCACAGCAAGGTCTGGCAGTAACCGGTCTGACCCTGTCGCCGGCCCAGCTGGCATGGGCGCAAAACCGCGTGCCGGCGGCCGATCTTCGCCTGCAGGACTATCGGGATACGCAGGAACAATTCGACCACGTCGTCTCCATTGAAATGTTCGAGGCCGTCGGCGAACGTTTCTGGCCAAGCTACTTCAAGACGGTGGCCAAGGCGCTGAAGCAGGATGGCCGGGCGGTGATCCAGAGCATCACCATTCGCGACGATCTGTTCGCCAGTTATCGCCGGGGCACCGATTTCATTCAGCAATATGTGTTCCCCGGCGGCATGCTGCCGTCGCGCCAGGCTTTCCGCGCCGCAGCGGCCAAACAGGGGCTGGTCGTCCGCAACGAATACGCCTTTGGCCTCGACTACGCCCGTACCCTGGCCGAATGGCGCCATGCCTTCGAGGCCAAGTGGCCGCAGATCGCGGCGCTGGGTTTCGACGAGCATTTCCGCCGCCTGTGGCGGATGTATCTCTGTTACTGCGAGGCTGGCTTCCTGGCCGGGAATATCGATGTCGTCCAGTTCGAACTCACGCATGCTTGA
- a CDS encoding adenylyltransferase/cytidyltransferase family protein: MSYASPTFESKICPPHQLASRSAQLAHPLVFTNGCFDILHRGHVTYLAQAAALGVSMVVALNTDASVKRLGKGDDRPVNALEDRLAVMASLACVSLVTWFDEDTPLQRILECRPDILVKGGDWPVDKIVGCNEVRGWGGTVHSIPFIHQTSTTALLEKIRRL; the protein is encoded by the coding sequence ATGTCCTACGCATCCCCCACCTTCGAATCGAAAATCTGCCCGCCGCACCAATTGGCCAGCAGATCCGCCCAACTGGCCCACCCGCTGGTGTTCACCAACGGCTGCTTCGACATCCTGCATCGCGGCCATGTCACCTATCTGGCCCAGGCCGCAGCCCTCGGCGTCAGCATGGTCGTCGCGCTGAACACCGATGCCTCGGTCAAGCGCCTCGGCAAGGGCGATGACCGGCCGGTCAATGCGCTGGAAGACCGCTTGGCCGTCATGGCCTCGCTGGCCTGCGTCTCGCTGGTGACCTGGTTCGACGAAGACACGCCCTTGCAGCGCATCCTTGAATGCCGCCCGGACATCCTGGTCAAGGGCGGCGACTGGCCGGTGGACAAGATCGTCGGCTGCAACGAAGTGCGCGGCTGGGGCGGCACGGTCCATTCGATCCCCTTCATCCACCAGACATCGACGACGGCATTGCTGGAAAAAATCCGCCGCCTCTAA